GGCCAGCCTGGTACATGGAGTTGGCGCACCAGATCTAGGCTCGCATGGACCCCCTCGTTCAACCGGAGCTGCGCGGATACACCAAACACCCTCCATGGGTTGGTTTGCTCAGATTCGTGGAAGAAGATCTGTGATCACAATAGTGAGTTCTCCCCTGGCGTTCCTGCGTTTCGGATAAACCCTGGCTCCGCCACCTCGTGGTAGCCAGAACGAGACACTCTGGCCCAGCGGCACATCACATACACCAGATAGCTGCCTACCTCACGAAGAGGCATAGACACATTCTTCGCCGCCACCCGCGGGATTCCCGGGGCGCAGGAAAGCCGCCACCTTCATCCCTACCCCCCTTTCGTCTTCGCTTCACCCAGCCTCGGCCTGTAAGCGCTTGATGTTCCGCCACCTGATCCGACGACGCTTCCGCCATACCTGGGTCGGGATGCTGCCTCCGCCATATCCTCACCCAGCTGACCCACAGTTCGCCGGGACCAGAGTGTAAGATGTTCGCCACTATCCGCGATCGGGCGAGACCCCTTCACGAACCTCCGCAACGCATGTGTTCTCTAAACTCTTTACTAAACTTTTGAAGCCAGCATAATACAGACTTTTTGCCTCACATGTTCGAATAGACTCAGGTTTTTCACCACTGTCCACGAAACGCCGGGCACTCCAACCTGGCATCGGTAAGGGATTTTGCCGCCTCGTCGACTAGTCGTGAATACCCCTCCATGTTCGCGATAATATTCGAGACGACACCATGCGAAGCATGGAAAATAGCCTCTGTCTTCAATTGAATAAATATGAATTACTCGGATTTGTTGTTCCAATGAATCGGCGCCGGGAGGCTTATTTAGTAATACAGTCAAGGCCCCAGTAATCCGCAGTTGACAAGGGGAAATGTTGCGGAAAAGATGATTTCTAAATGGCTTTCTGGGTTCTCTTTATCCGCCACGTTGACCCACAAAAGCTCATACCGTCCAATTATTCCATTCTCTCCCGTGTGGCGTGCAATATAGCATTCAATCTCTTTGATTTCTGCTGCGCCAGTCATCGGTAACAGATTGCGCTATTCCTGGGAGTCTTGTGAATAGCCTTCTATAAGGTCACTAAGCCATTTTGAAATGCAATAATTACCATCTGGGCTCTGCTTTGAACTTGAAGCTTAGGCATCAGGCGAGATATGTAGCTTTTAACTGTACTCTTAGAGAGATGCATATTCTCCGCAATCTCTGTGTTATTTAGTCCTTGTCCGACCAGGGTCAGCAGGTGAATTTCTTTCTCAGTCAAAGCAGTCACGATATCGGAGAGAGGGAGTCCTGGTTCGTAGCGTGACAACACCCGGGATATGAGCTTTGGCGAGAGCATAGATTCTCCTAGGTAAACTTGCTGAATTGCATGCGCTATCTCTCCAGGTGAACTGGTTTTCAGGATGAAACCAGTTACTCCAGCTCGAAGGGATTTGTGGAAAGTCTGGTCGTCCTCAAATGAAGTGAGTGCGATGATCCGGGCTTGCAGGCCTCTAGCTGTGATATGTTGCGTTGTGGTGATGCCAGCCATTACCGGTGTGCGAAGGTCTATTAGGATGACATCGGGCCGGCACTGCTCCGCCAGTTTGACGGCCTCTTGGCCATTGCGAGCAGTCGCAGCTATCGATATCCCAGGCATCCGTTCCACCAGCTTCTGGACCTCCTCTAAGGCCTGGGGCTGGTCATCTACGATCATGACGCGAATCTTCCTGCCATCCATTAATCAACTCTAGATCATGTGTGCTGTTAACCTCGATTTTCATGGGGTTCGGGGTTGGGGTGTGTCGGCGTTGGTGCACTCTGGCCGATCGCCGCGCTGCTGGCATCCCGGGGATTGGACGTGTCGGCCGTCGATCTGCCCCTCTATGGGCGCACCACCTCGCCGGACCCGGCTGCTGTGCGATACGAGCATTGGGTCCGGCTCCTCGTCGACCTCACCGATGCCGAGCGCGACCATTGCCCGCTGATCCTCTTCGGCGCGGGCATAGGCGGCCTCCTTTCTTACGAGGTCGCGAGTCGTTCACCGCACGTCGCTGCGGTTGCAGCAA
The sequence above is drawn from the Arachnia rubra genome and encodes:
- a CDS encoding response regulator; this translates as MDGRKIRVMIVDDQPQALEEVQKLVERMPGISIAATARNGQEAVKLAEQCRPDVILIDLRTPVMAGITTTQHITARGLQARIIALTSFEDDQTFHKSLRAGVTGFILKTSSPGEIAHAIQQVYLGESMLSPKLISRVLSRYEPGLPLSDIVTALTEKEIHLLTLVGQGLNNTEIAENMHLSKSTVKSYISRLMPKLQVQSRAQMVIIAFQNGLVTL